The DNA window CTTCGTCTTCCGCAATTCGCTCGATCTGCTCAACCATAGCTTCGCAATATTCGCGCTTGGCGTCGATCCCTATTGATCTAAAACCATGCTTGCGGGCAAAGGCCAAGGATGTCCCGCTCCCGGCGAACGGGTCAAGGACCACCCCTCGTGGCGGCGTGGTGGTCAGGATCGGTATTCGGACTAATTCCTCGGAGAAACGGGCCTTGTGTCGGCTGCTCTGTCCTCGAACTGTGGCGATTTCCCAAGTGTCTCGTGGCGGTAACATCGTTCCGCTATCGGTCACTTTTCCAACCGAGTTCTTGTCGAAATAATACCATCGTTCTTTGGCGAAGTGAAAAACATACTCGTGCGACATCGAGCATCGGTCTCGAACCTGATCTGGGATAGGATTTGGTTTGACCCAGACATTGTCATTCCGCACTAGCCAGCCGCGTTCCTGCAACTCAATTGCAAAGCGGTGGGGGATCAAGAGTAGTTGCTTCGGCACACACCAAAGTCCGTCCCCTTTCTTGTCTTGCGGTCGAATGCCGAACCTTCGGGCAGATTGCTTTGCCTCTTTGCTACGGTGCGCGCCTTTGCCGCTCCAGTAGGTATCACCGATGTTTACCCAGAGGCTTCCATTGTCGATCAGAACATCAGAGGTAGCATCGAACACATCTGCAAGTTTTGAAATGAACTCCGATGGATGCTCTTCCAGACCAATCTGCCGCTCGACGCCGTAATCACGCTGCCCGTAAAATGGAGGTGAGGTGATAACGCAGTTCACCAAAATGTTGGATTTGGATAGCAATTCCAAGCCATCCCGAACATCCATGTTTAGGATGATTGTGGTGTCATCAGCATAGAATGCAGCTTCTTGTAGCGCGCTTGCTGTAAATACTTCTTCCGAAATCACTTTCGGATGCATAGCTGCATTAGCTTTTGTGGACGGTCCTGTAGCCTCCGGTATGCTATCTACCAAGTGAAGGTTAGGCGTTGCTGATGCGGCCACGACCGACACTCCTATCTGTTTGGTCGTGGCTTAGTGGCGTGCGGACGCCACGTAAAGCGACCATGCCTCGGTTCCAAGGTATAAGCGGCTCTCGCACGGCCTTCCCCGTGTTAGAAAATTTAATGTGATCGTAAACCATCTCACAGAAGTTCGATCCGTGTTTTTGAACACATTCTCAATAGGGTTTTAAACCCGTGACAACATCTAGACTACACATTTGCCTCAACGAAGCGCGTTCCATTCCGCTCGAAGATCAACCGTTGCTGCTCGATGCAAAAGGAACCTATTTACAGCTTGCAGCAAGCCCTTCTCGGCCTCGTCAAGCAACATCGGTCGTTTTGGCGGTGGATCCTTAGATCCGCCATGGCGTGCAAATGGACCAAGATATGCAGGGTTGTTAGCTGTATTGGTGAAGTCTTTGAGGCGAGAGCCTGACCAACCCGCCTCGTCCGCAATTTTTTTATCGTCCCAGCCAGCATCTTTCATCCAATCGCGAAAGGCATAAAGCGACTGGTAAGTAATTCCATTCACACCAACATATTTCAGTATCGCAAATGCCACCTCGTCATATCTGGCTAGAAAGATATTTCGGGTAAGGGGGTCGTCGAGTTTGCTCTGGTCGAGGCCGTGATGTGTTTTCAGATGCTTAGGAGAAAACGGGTTGATGGTTACGTTGCCGGGGTATGGAAGGTCGCAGACAATTTCTTGGTCTTGAACATTTTCAGCGCTAGGATTGACCAACTCAAGTGGGTAATAATTACGGCCCGAAGCCAGATACATAGCACCGTCGAACATTGCCTTCATCGCCGTCATCTTGTCGAGAAACTCCTGCGGTGTAGAGGCCTCGTCGAAGTGTCGCGATGTCCAAGCATACCAAGCTGGGATGGTTTCGCTCTCTTCGCCCCACATCACGATGTCAGGGCTAAGCAAGTTTTGCGCGAAATTTTCCATCCATGATCGGTTAGGATGGGTCCACATATAGAACCTTGGTGCGGAGTTCAGTCCATTCATCTACTTTCTCCTTATTATCATGCGACGTCACTGCTTTGTTCTTTAGCGCCGTATGATTGTTACAATAAAGGGTATAGGCATAAGAGCCGAAACGAACTGAACAGAAAGACCGAGTAATGGGCACGAAAAGCGCATGGACGCCTGAAAGGCGAGCGCGTCAGCGGGCGATCATTCAGCAGACAAAGCCTTGGAGACATTCAACTGGACCTTCGACACCGCAGGGTAAGTTGAGATCAAGTCAGAATGCTAGAATGTCCGACGACATTGCCGCAGCTAAAGTCATTCGAGAAGAACTGATGGCGGGGTTTCTTGCTCTGCATGATCGAGAGCGGCGACCTCGACAATCTTGTTTTACAACGCTGAAACTCCCGTCTTTACCCTAGACCACACCGCACACTCTCCTAGTCTAAATCTTATAGATTAGAAGGAGTTAAGAGTGAAAGTGGGTTACGCCAGAACAAGCACGTTTGACCAGATTGCGGGGTTGGAAGCACAAATCACACTGCTTTCAGCTGTGAACTGTGAGCGCCTTTTCACCGAGCAAGTTTCGTCAGTCGGTGAACGGGAGCAATTTCAGATAGCATTGGATTTTGTCCGCGATGGTGACGCGCTTGTAGTGACACGGCTCGACAGGCTCGCCCGCTCTACTTCCGACCTTCTTGGAATTTTGGATCGCCTTGAAGCCAAAGGCGTCGCGTTGCGCATACTCGATTTCGGCGGGACCGAGATGGATACCAAATCACCCACTGGTAAACTGATGCTCACAATGTTCGGTGCACTCGCGCAATTTGAGCGTGAATTGATGCTGGTTCGCCAACGCGAGGGTATCGAGCGCGCCAAACGTGAAGGGAAATATAAAGGCAGGGCACCAACAGCCCGTCGCAGGCTCCCAGAGATGCGCCTATTGTCCGAGGAGGGCCTTACTCCTCCAGAGATTGCCAACCGCCTGAATTGCAGCCGAGCGTCCGTATACCGCCTATTGAAGGAGGATGCCTCGTGATCGAGCCAGCCGAACTGTTTGCGCGGATCACAGGTCAGCTTGAAGACCTTCATGGTATCGCCGTTGAAGGGCAGCGGGCGAACCTCTCGCCGGATGAAAACTGTGTTTATGCCGATCAAATTAGCAACGGGTTGCAAAATATTGGTGAGGTCGTCCGTATCCTGTGCTTGGAAAATGGATCGAACTCATGATCTGGGGCGCGGACGTGCCCGCCGACGTTGTAATCGAGAGAAAGGTCGATCAGGCAATCGCTGATGGCCATAGATTGCCGAGATGGGGCTGG is part of the Pontixanthobacter gangjinensis genome and encodes:
- a CDS encoding DNA-methyltransferase, with amino-acid sequence MAASATPNLHLVDSIPEATGPSTKANAAMHPKVISEEVFTASALQEAAFYADDTTIILNMDVRDGLELLSKSNILVNCVITSPPFYGQRDYGVERQIGLEEHPSEFISKLADVFDATSDVLIDNGSLWVNIGDTYWSGKGAHRSKEAKQSARRFGIRPQDKKGDGLWCVPKQLLLIPHRFAIELQERGWLVRNDNVWVKPNPIPDQVRDRCSMSHEYVFHFAKERWYYFDKNSVGKVTDSGTMLPPRDTWEIATVRGQSSRHKARFSEELVRIPILTTTPPRGVVLDPFAGSGTSLAFARKHGFRSIGIDAKREYCEAMVEQIERIAEDEGEED
- a CDS encoding recombinase family protein, which codes for MKVGYARTSTFDQIAGLEAQITLLSAVNCERLFTEQVSSVGEREQFQIALDFVRDGDALVVTRLDRLARSTSDLLGILDRLEAKGVALRILDFGGTEMDTKSPTGKLMLTMFGALAQFERELMLVRQREGIERAKREGKYKGRAPTARRRLPEMRLLSEEGLTPPEIANRLNCSRASVYRLLKEDAS